In one window of Longimicrobium sp. DNA:
- a CDS encoding amidohydrolase — MQPDLIVVADRIHVLGNHAPVRALLVREGRVVALGSEEEVRAAAKSGYGTERLDGATVTPGLTDAHVHLTLWAMARRRVDLNAARTLEEGVAAVAAAGGEGWIRGLGWDVHRWGRFPSRDDLDAAVSGRPCYLESHDIHAAWLSSEGLRRCGITRGTPDPEGGTIVRDAAGEPTGILLETAKRLAEVHLPVPTAAEVREALLDAQSAVHALGLTGVHSVETTGIEDFTSMQADGVLRLRVLQSIPLARLDAAIELGVRSGFGGEWLKLGGVKMFLDGALGSRTAWLREPYEGSTGERGIQTLASDEFRAHVRRAADAGIASTVHAIGDAAVELAIDAMGSVAPPRAMRHRIEHLQLCPPELWERAARSGIVASVQPVHLMTDIPAAERHWGHERSRGAYPFAAVKRAGMVLAFGSDVPVETVDPRPGLFAAVARRGWDGGPEGGWFPEHCISAEDALRAYTEGPAFAANESERQGRLLPGYHADLVAWDRDPLDVPADELRTMQCLLTMVGGEVVHRV; from the coding sequence ATGCAGCCTGACCTGATCGTCGTCGCGGATCGCATACACGTGCTGGGGAACCATGCGCCGGTGCGGGCGCTGCTGGTGCGCGAGGGGCGCGTGGTGGCGCTCGGGAGCGAGGAGGAGGTGCGGGCGGCCGCCAAGTCCGGGTACGGAACGGAGCGGCTGGATGGCGCCACCGTGACGCCGGGGCTCACGGATGCGCACGTGCACCTGACGCTCTGGGCGATGGCGCGGCGGCGGGTGGACCTGAACGCCGCGCGCACGCTGGAGGAGGGCGTCGCAGCCGTGGCCGCGGCGGGGGGCGAGGGGTGGATTAGGGGGCTCGGGTGGGACGTGCACCGCTGGGGGCGCTTTCCCTCGCGCGACGATCTGGATGCGGCGGTTTCAGGGCGGCCGTGCTACCTGGAGAGCCACGACATCCACGCGGCTTGGCTGAGCTCGGAGGGGTTGCGGCGGTGCGGGATCACGCGCGGCACGCCCGATCCCGAGGGCGGCACCATCGTGCGCGACGCGGCCGGGGAGCCGACCGGCATTCTGCTGGAGACGGCGAAGCGGCTCGCCGAGGTCCACCTTCCCGTCCCGACGGCGGCGGAGGTGCGGGAGGCGCTGTTGGACGCGCAGAGCGCAGTGCACGCGCTGGGGCTAACCGGCGTGCACTCGGTGGAGACGACGGGGATCGAGGACTTCACGTCGATGCAGGCGGACGGTGTGCTGCGCCTGCGCGTCCTGCAGTCGATCCCCCTGGCCCGGCTGGACGCGGCGATCGAGCTGGGGGTGCGCAGCGGGTTTGGGGGGGAGTGGCTGAAGCTGGGCGGGGTGAAGATGTTCCTGGACGGCGCGCTGGGCTCGCGCACGGCGTGGCTGCGCGAGCCGTACGAGGGGAGCACGGGCGAGCGGGGAATCCAGACCCTCGCGTCCGACGAGTTCCGCGCCCACGTGCGCCGCGCGGCCGATGCGGGGATCGCGTCCACGGTGCACGCGATCGGCGACGCGGCGGTGGAGCTGGCGATCGACGCAATGGGGAGCGTGGCGCCGCCCCGCGCCATGCGGCACCGCATCGAGCACCTCCAGCTCTGCCCGCCCGAGCTGTGGGAGCGCGCGGCCCGGTCCGGGATCGTGGCCTCGGTGCAGCCGGTGCACCTGATGACCGACATCCCCGCCGCCGAGCGGCACTGGGGGCACGAGCGCTCGCGCGGCGCCTACCCCTTCGCGGCGGTGAAGCGCGCGGGGATGGTGCTCGCCTTCGGTTCCGACGTGCCGGTGGAGACGGTCGATCCGCGCCCCGGCCTCTTTGCCGCCGTCGCGCGCCGGGGGTGGGATGGCGGGCCGGAGGGCGGATGGTTCCCCGAGCACTGCATCTCCGCCGAGGATGCGCTGCGAGCGTACACCGAGGGGCCCGCCTTCGCCGCGAACGAGTCGGAGCGGCAGGGACGCCTGCTCCCGGGCTACCACGCCGATCTCGTCGCCTGGGACCGCGACCCGCTGGATGTGCCGGCGGACGAGCTGCGGACGATGCAATGCCTGCTGACGATGGTCGGCGGAGAGGTGGTGCACCGCGTATGA